From the Arctopsyche grandis isolate Sample6627 chromosome 11, ASM5162203v2, whole genome shotgun sequence genome, one window contains:
- the LOC143919359 gene encoding uncharacterized protein LOC143919359 isoform X1: MHLGGVAGGSGSRPPPPHQHHQHHQHHHLGYRFRLDRNEQFGNKSWMGPSQNDDFGGPKNNFGGPKNNYNGQKNNFGGPKNFGGQKNIFGGPKVNYNPSNGTEFGGPKLQSLKAKNPGESLKKPNWDVLKQTLQPFRKDFYKPHVNVQGRTEDEVRQFRELKEITVSGNNVPRPNHEFDEGNFPDHVLVEIRKQGWSEPTSIQAQGWPIALSGRDMVGIAQTGSGKTLAYMLPAAVHISHQERLSRGDGPIVLILAPTRELAQQIQTVAKDYGATSSIRNTCIFGGSPKGPQARDLERGVEIVIATPGRLIDFLEKGTTNLKRCTYLVLDEADRMLDMGFEPQIRKIIEQIRPDRQVLMWSATWPKEVQALAEDFLTDYIQVNIGSLNLAANNNIRQIVDVCQDHEKEGKLSNLLRDIASEKDNKVIIFVETKKKVDDITKNIRREGYQAISIHGDKSQPERDYVLSEFRTGKSSILVATDVAARGLDVEDVKYVVNYDYPNSSEDYIHRIGRTGRCQQAGTAYTFFTPGNGRQARELIAVMLEGSQTPPQALMELAGKNFYVNKGRQRWQQKKEGNNNSLPQQRPSNHWVNPQGQSAIQQQPQHYQNNGPRINNNQPPRFNNNQTQVGQQSYRPNNNQTGYQKNGGHFQSNSYQAGQNSGPNNYQGGYNQMNSGYQNGYGNQNYSGQRNYNNNSGVRYNSGNNRYNSAQRMGNGNYCSPPPPMGSPPQPQPTHFAPPPPYHMMSHEAQMQSIIGNKFFQAGRGGCGYQAAPFPHNFMAPPLLYTAATPVQQ, translated from the exons ATGCATCTGGGAGGAGTAGCGGGAGGCAGCGGGTCGCGCCCTCCACCGCCCCACCAACACCATCAGCACCACCAACACCACCACCTCGG TTACAGATTTCGACTAGACCGCAACGAACAATTCGGTAATAAGAGTTGGATGGGACCGTCGCAAAATGACGACTTTGGCGGCCCCAAGAACAATTTTGGTGGACCCAAGAACAACTACAAcggtcaaaaaaataattttggcgGCCCCAAAAACTTTGgaggtcaaaaaaatattttcggcGGACCAAAAGTCAACTATAACCCATCCAATGG AACTGAATTCGGTGGACCCAAATTGCAAAGCCTGAAAGCTAAGAATCCAGGAGAAAGCTTGAAAAAACCCAACTGGGACGTGTTGAAACAAACATTACAACCATTCCGGAAAGATTTCTATAAGCCGCATGTCAACGTACAGGGGCGCACCGAAGATGAGGTGAGGCAATTCCGAGAGCTGAAGGAGATCACCGTCAGTGGCAACAATGTCCCGAGGCCAAATCACGAGTTCGACGAGGGAAATTTCCCTGACCATGTTCTGGTTGAAATACGCAAACAGGGATGGAGCGAGCCTACTAGCATTCAAGCTCAAGGGTGGCCAATCGCCTTGTCGGGTCGAGACATGGTCGGAATCGCCCAGACTGGATCTGGAAAGACTTTGGCTTACATGCTCCCTGCCGCCGTTCACATCAGTCACCAAGAGAGATTGAGCCGTGGCGACGGACCCATCGTTCTCATCCTAGCTCCCACCAGAGAACTCGCTCAGCAGATACAGACCGTGGCTAAGGATTACGGCGCGACGAGTTCCATTCGGAATACTTGCATCTTCGGTGGCTCGCCCAAAGGTCCGCAGGCGAGGGATTTGGAGAGAGGTGTAGAGATCGTGATCGCGACGCCCGGCCGACTCATCGATTTCCTTGAGAAGGGCACGACTAATTTGAAACGTTGCACTTATTTGGTGCTCGATGAAGCTGATCGTATGTTGGATATGGGATTCGAGCCCCAGATTCGTAAGATCATCGAACAGATTAGACCCGATAGACAGGTGCTCATGTGGTCTGCAACGTGGCCCAAAGAAGTTCAAGCACTCGCTGAGGACTTTTTGACTGACTACATCCAGGTCAACATCGGTTCATTGAATTTGGCAGCTAACAATAACATCAGGCAGATTGTCGACGTTTGTCAGGATCACGAAAAGGAAGGAAAACTTTCGAATTTGTTGCGCGACATTGCTTCCGAAAAAGATAACAAAGTTATCATTTTTGTCGAAACTAAGAAAaag GTGGACGATATTACTAAAAACATTCGAAGAGAGGGCTACCAAGCAATTTCAATACACGGAGACAAATCTCAACCTGAGCGAGATTACGTTTTATCGGAATTCCGAACTGGAAAATCTTCAATTCTTGTTGCCACTGATGTCGCTGCCAGGGGGCTCGATGTTGAAGATGTTAAATATGTAGTTAATTATGACTATCCAAATTCGTCTGAAGATTACATTCATCGAATTG gtCGTACGGGTCGTTGTCAACAAGCTGGAACAGCATACACATTCTTCACTCCCGGAAATGGCCGACAAGCCAGAGAGCTGATCGCCGTGATGTTGGAGGGATCCCAAACTCCGCCGCAAGCTTTGATGGAGTTAGCCGGGAAAAACTTTTATGTCAATAAAG GTCGTCAACGCTGGCAGCAGAAGAAGGAAGGCAACAACAACAGCCTTCCTCAACAGCGTCCCTCCAACCACTGGGTGAACCCTCAGGGTCAGTCGGCCATTCAACAACAACCACAGCACTATCAGAACAACGGTCCAAGGATTAATAACAACCAGCCTCCCCGATTCAACAACAATCAAACGCAAGTTGGTCAGCAGAGCTATCGGCCAAATAACAACCAGACAGGATATCAAAAGAACGGGGGACACTTCCAGAGCAATAGCTATCAGGCTGGACAGAACAGCGGACCGAATAACTATCAGGGCGGATACAACCAAATGAACAGTGGTTATCAAAACGGTTACGGTAATCAAAACTATAGTGGTCAACGTAATTATA ATAACAACAGCGGCGTTCGATACAACAGCGGAAATAATCGCTACAATAGCGCACAGCGAATGGGCAACGGAAACTACTGCAGCCCCCCACCTCCGATGGGTTCACCTCCTCAACCGCAGCCGACCCATTTCGCTCCGCCGCCACCGTATCATATGATGTCACACGAAGCCCAAATGCAGTCCATCATAG gaaATAAATTTTTCCAAGCTGGACGTGGAGGCTGTGGATATCAAGCTGCCCCTTTCCCTCATAATTTTATGGCCCCCCCGCTGCTCTATACAGCCGCGACTCCAGTGCaacaataa
- the LOC143919359 gene encoding uncharacterized protein LOC143919359 isoform X6: MHLGGVAGGSGSRPPPPHQHHQHHQHHHLGFRLDRNEQFGNKSWMGPSQNDDFGGPKNNFGGPKNNYNGQKNNFGGPKNFGGQKNIFGGPKVNYNPSNGTEFGGPKLQSLKAKNPGESLKKPNWDVLKQTLQPFRKDFYKPHVNVQGRTEDEVRQFRELKEITVSGNNVPRPNHEFDEGNFPDHVLVEIRKQGWSEPTSIQAQGWPIALSGRDMVGIAQTGSGKTLAYMLPAAVHISHQERLSRGDGPIVLILAPTRELAQQIQTVAKDYGATSSIRNTCIFGGSPKGPQARDLERGVEIVIATPGRLIDFLEKGTTNLKRCTYLVLDEADRMLDMGFEPQIRKIIEQIRPDRQVLMWSATWPKEVQALAEDFLTDYIQVNIGSLNLAANNNIRQIVDVCQDHEKEGKLSNLLRDIASEKDNKVIIFVETKKKVDDITKNIRREGYQAISIHGDKSQPERDYVLSEFRTGKSSILVATDVAARGLDVEDVKYVVNYDYPNSSEDYIHRIGRTGRCQQAGTAYTFFTPGNGRQARELIAVMLEGSQTPPQALMELAGKNFYVNKGRQRWQQKKEGNNNSLPQQRPSNHWVNPQGQSAIQQQPQHYQNNGPRINNNQPPRFNNNQTQVGQQSYRPNNNQTGYQKNGGHFQSNSYQAGQNSGPNNYQGGYNQMNSGYQNGYDNNSGVRYNSGNNRYNSAQRMGNGNYCSPPPPMGSPPQPQPTHFAPPPPYHMMSHEAQMQSIIAGRGGCGYQAAPFPHNFMAPPLLYTAATPVQQ; encoded by the exons ATGCATCTGGGAGGAGTAGCGGGAGGCAGCGGGTCGCGCCCTCCACCGCCCCACCAACACCATCAGCACCACCAACACCACCACCTCGG ATTTCGACTAGACCGCAACGAACAATTCGGTAATAAGAGTTGGATGGGACCGTCGCAAAATGACGACTTTGGCGGCCCCAAGAACAATTTTGGTGGACCCAAGAACAACTACAAcggtcaaaaaaataattttggcgGCCCCAAAAACTTTGgaggtcaaaaaaatattttcggcGGACCAAAAGTCAACTATAACCCATCCAATGG AACTGAATTCGGTGGACCCAAATTGCAAAGCCTGAAAGCTAAGAATCCAGGAGAAAGCTTGAAAAAACCCAACTGGGACGTGTTGAAACAAACATTACAACCATTCCGGAAAGATTTCTATAAGCCGCATGTCAACGTACAGGGGCGCACCGAAGATGAGGTGAGGCAATTCCGAGAGCTGAAGGAGATCACCGTCAGTGGCAACAATGTCCCGAGGCCAAATCACGAGTTCGACGAGGGAAATTTCCCTGACCATGTTCTGGTTGAAATACGCAAACAGGGATGGAGCGAGCCTACTAGCATTCAAGCTCAAGGGTGGCCAATCGCCTTGTCGGGTCGAGACATGGTCGGAATCGCCCAGACTGGATCTGGAAAGACTTTGGCTTACATGCTCCCTGCCGCCGTTCACATCAGTCACCAAGAGAGATTGAGCCGTGGCGACGGACCCATCGTTCTCATCCTAGCTCCCACCAGAGAACTCGCTCAGCAGATACAGACCGTGGCTAAGGATTACGGCGCGACGAGTTCCATTCGGAATACTTGCATCTTCGGTGGCTCGCCCAAAGGTCCGCAGGCGAGGGATTTGGAGAGAGGTGTAGAGATCGTGATCGCGACGCCCGGCCGACTCATCGATTTCCTTGAGAAGGGCACGACTAATTTGAAACGTTGCACTTATTTGGTGCTCGATGAAGCTGATCGTATGTTGGATATGGGATTCGAGCCCCAGATTCGTAAGATCATCGAACAGATTAGACCCGATAGACAGGTGCTCATGTGGTCTGCAACGTGGCCCAAAGAAGTTCAAGCACTCGCTGAGGACTTTTTGACTGACTACATCCAGGTCAACATCGGTTCATTGAATTTGGCAGCTAACAATAACATCAGGCAGATTGTCGACGTTTGTCAGGATCACGAAAAGGAAGGAAAACTTTCGAATTTGTTGCGCGACATTGCTTCCGAAAAAGATAACAAAGTTATCATTTTTGTCGAAACTAAGAAAaag GTGGACGATATTACTAAAAACATTCGAAGAGAGGGCTACCAAGCAATTTCAATACACGGAGACAAATCTCAACCTGAGCGAGATTACGTTTTATCGGAATTCCGAACTGGAAAATCTTCAATTCTTGTTGCCACTGATGTCGCTGCCAGGGGGCTCGATGTTGAAGATGTTAAATATGTAGTTAATTATGACTATCCAAATTCGTCTGAAGATTACATTCATCGAATTG gtCGTACGGGTCGTTGTCAACAAGCTGGAACAGCATACACATTCTTCACTCCCGGAAATGGCCGACAAGCCAGAGAGCTGATCGCCGTGATGTTGGAGGGATCCCAAACTCCGCCGCAAGCTTTGATGGAGTTAGCCGGGAAAAACTTTTATGTCAATAAAG GTCGTCAACGCTGGCAGCAGAAGAAGGAAGGCAACAACAACAGCCTTCCTCAACAGCGTCCCTCCAACCACTGGGTGAACCCTCAGGGTCAGTCGGCCATTCAACAACAACCACAGCACTATCAGAACAACGGTCCAAGGATTAATAACAACCAGCCTCCCCGATTCAACAACAATCAAACGCAAGTTGGTCAGCAGAGCTATCGGCCAAATAACAACCAGACAGGATATCAAAAGAACGGGGGACACTTCCAGAGCAATAGCTATCAGGCTGGACAGAACAGCGGACCGAATAACTATCAGGGCGGATACAACCAAATGAACAGTGGTTATCAAAACGGTTACG ATAACAACAGCGGCGTTCGATACAACAGCGGAAATAATCGCTACAATAGCGCACAGCGAATGGGCAACGGAAACTACTGCAGCCCCCCACCTCCGATGGGTTCACCTCCTCAACCGCAGCCGACCCATTTCGCTCCGCCGCCACCGTATCATATGATGTCACACGAAGCCCAAATGCAGTCCATCATAG CTGGACGTGGAGGCTGTGGATATCAAGCTGCCCCTTTCCCTCATAATTTTATGGCCCCCCCGCTGCTCTATACAGCCGCGACTCCAGTGCaacaataa
- the LOC143919359 gene encoding uncharacterized protein LOC143919359 isoform X5: MHLGGVAGGSGSRPPPPHQHHQHHQHHHLGFRLDRNEQFGNKSWMGPSQNDDFGGPKNNFGGPKNNYNGQKNNFGGPKNFGGQKNIFGGPKVNYNPSNGTEFGGPKLQSLKAKNPGESLKKPNWDVLKQTLQPFRKDFYKPHVNVQGRTEDEVRQFRELKEITVSGNNVPRPNHEFDEGNFPDHVLVEIRKQGWSEPTSIQAQGWPIALSGRDMVGIAQTGSGKTLAYMLPAAVHISHQERLSRGDGPIVLILAPTRELAQQIQTVAKDYGATSSIRNTCIFGGSPKGPQARDLERGVEIVIATPGRLIDFLEKGTTNLKRCTYLVLDEADRMLDMGFEPQIRKIIEQIRPDRQVLMWSATWPKEVQALAEDFLTDYIQVNIGSLNLAANNNIRQIVDVCQDHEKEGKLSNLLRDIASEKDNKVIIFVETKKKVDDITKNIRREGYQAISIHGDKSQPERDYVLSEFRTGKSSILVATDVAARGLDVEDVKYVVNYDYPNSSEDYIHRIGRTGRCQQAGTAYTFFTPGNGRQARELIAVMLEGSQTPPQALMELAGKNFYVNKGRQRWQQKKEGNNNSLPQQRPSNHWVNPQGQSAIQQQPQHYQNNGPRINNNQPPRFNNNQTQVGQQSYRPNNNQTGYQKNGGHFQSNSYQAGQNSGPNNYQGGYNQMNSGYQNGYDNNSGVRYNSGNNRYNSAQRMGNGNYCSPPPPMGSPPQPQPTHFAPPPPYHMMSHEAQMQSIIGNKFFQAGRGGCGYQAAPFPHNFMAPPLLYTAATPVQQ, translated from the exons ATGCATCTGGGAGGAGTAGCGGGAGGCAGCGGGTCGCGCCCTCCACCGCCCCACCAACACCATCAGCACCACCAACACCACCACCTCGG ATTTCGACTAGACCGCAACGAACAATTCGGTAATAAGAGTTGGATGGGACCGTCGCAAAATGACGACTTTGGCGGCCCCAAGAACAATTTTGGTGGACCCAAGAACAACTACAAcggtcaaaaaaataattttggcgGCCCCAAAAACTTTGgaggtcaaaaaaatattttcggcGGACCAAAAGTCAACTATAACCCATCCAATGG AACTGAATTCGGTGGACCCAAATTGCAAAGCCTGAAAGCTAAGAATCCAGGAGAAAGCTTGAAAAAACCCAACTGGGACGTGTTGAAACAAACATTACAACCATTCCGGAAAGATTTCTATAAGCCGCATGTCAACGTACAGGGGCGCACCGAAGATGAGGTGAGGCAATTCCGAGAGCTGAAGGAGATCACCGTCAGTGGCAACAATGTCCCGAGGCCAAATCACGAGTTCGACGAGGGAAATTTCCCTGACCATGTTCTGGTTGAAATACGCAAACAGGGATGGAGCGAGCCTACTAGCATTCAAGCTCAAGGGTGGCCAATCGCCTTGTCGGGTCGAGACATGGTCGGAATCGCCCAGACTGGATCTGGAAAGACTTTGGCTTACATGCTCCCTGCCGCCGTTCACATCAGTCACCAAGAGAGATTGAGCCGTGGCGACGGACCCATCGTTCTCATCCTAGCTCCCACCAGAGAACTCGCTCAGCAGATACAGACCGTGGCTAAGGATTACGGCGCGACGAGTTCCATTCGGAATACTTGCATCTTCGGTGGCTCGCCCAAAGGTCCGCAGGCGAGGGATTTGGAGAGAGGTGTAGAGATCGTGATCGCGACGCCCGGCCGACTCATCGATTTCCTTGAGAAGGGCACGACTAATTTGAAACGTTGCACTTATTTGGTGCTCGATGAAGCTGATCGTATGTTGGATATGGGATTCGAGCCCCAGATTCGTAAGATCATCGAACAGATTAGACCCGATAGACAGGTGCTCATGTGGTCTGCAACGTGGCCCAAAGAAGTTCAAGCACTCGCTGAGGACTTTTTGACTGACTACATCCAGGTCAACATCGGTTCATTGAATTTGGCAGCTAACAATAACATCAGGCAGATTGTCGACGTTTGTCAGGATCACGAAAAGGAAGGAAAACTTTCGAATTTGTTGCGCGACATTGCTTCCGAAAAAGATAACAAAGTTATCATTTTTGTCGAAACTAAGAAAaag GTGGACGATATTACTAAAAACATTCGAAGAGAGGGCTACCAAGCAATTTCAATACACGGAGACAAATCTCAACCTGAGCGAGATTACGTTTTATCGGAATTCCGAACTGGAAAATCTTCAATTCTTGTTGCCACTGATGTCGCTGCCAGGGGGCTCGATGTTGAAGATGTTAAATATGTAGTTAATTATGACTATCCAAATTCGTCTGAAGATTACATTCATCGAATTG gtCGTACGGGTCGTTGTCAACAAGCTGGAACAGCATACACATTCTTCACTCCCGGAAATGGCCGACAAGCCAGAGAGCTGATCGCCGTGATGTTGGAGGGATCCCAAACTCCGCCGCAAGCTTTGATGGAGTTAGCCGGGAAAAACTTTTATGTCAATAAAG GTCGTCAACGCTGGCAGCAGAAGAAGGAAGGCAACAACAACAGCCTTCCTCAACAGCGTCCCTCCAACCACTGGGTGAACCCTCAGGGTCAGTCGGCCATTCAACAACAACCACAGCACTATCAGAACAACGGTCCAAGGATTAATAACAACCAGCCTCCCCGATTCAACAACAATCAAACGCAAGTTGGTCAGCAGAGCTATCGGCCAAATAACAACCAGACAGGATATCAAAAGAACGGGGGACACTTCCAGAGCAATAGCTATCAGGCTGGACAGAACAGCGGACCGAATAACTATCAGGGCGGATACAACCAAATGAACAGTGGTTATCAAAACGGTTACG ATAACAACAGCGGCGTTCGATACAACAGCGGAAATAATCGCTACAATAGCGCACAGCGAATGGGCAACGGAAACTACTGCAGCCCCCCACCTCCGATGGGTTCACCTCCTCAACCGCAGCCGACCCATTTCGCTCCGCCGCCACCGTATCATATGATGTCACACGAAGCCCAAATGCAGTCCATCATAG gaaATAAATTTTTCCAAGCTGGACGTGGAGGCTGTGGATATCAAGCTGCCCCTTTCCCTCATAATTTTATGGCCCCCCCGCTGCTCTATACAGCCGCGACTCCAGTGCaacaataa
- the LOC143919359 gene encoding uncharacterized protein LOC143919359 isoform X3, with product MHLGGVAGGSGSRPPPPHQHHQHHQHHHLGFRLDRNEQFGNKSWMGPSQNDDFGGPKNNFGGPKNNYNGQKNNFGGPKNFGGQKNIFGGPKVNYNPSNGTEFGGPKLQSLKAKNPGESLKKPNWDVLKQTLQPFRKDFYKPHVNVQGRTEDEVRQFRELKEITVSGNNVPRPNHEFDEGNFPDHVLVEIRKQGWSEPTSIQAQGWPIALSGRDMVGIAQTGSGKTLAYMLPAAVHISHQERLSRGDGPIVLILAPTRELAQQIQTVAKDYGATSSIRNTCIFGGSPKGPQARDLERGVEIVIATPGRLIDFLEKGTTNLKRCTYLVLDEADRMLDMGFEPQIRKIIEQIRPDRQVLMWSATWPKEVQALAEDFLTDYIQVNIGSLNLAANNNIRQIVDVCQDHEKEGKLSNLLRDIASEKDNKVIIFVETKKKVDDITKNIRREGYQAISIHGDKSQPERDYVLSEFRTGKSSILVATDVAARGLDVEDVKYVVNYDYPNSSEDYIHRIGRTGRCQQAGTAYTFFTPGNGRQARELIAVMLEGSQTPPQALMELAGKNFYVNKGRQRWQQKKEGNNNSLPQQRPSNHWVNPQGQSAIQQQPQHYQNNGPRINNNQPPRFNNNQTQVGQQSYRPNNNQTGYQKNGGHFQSNSYQAGQNSGPNNYQGGYNQMNSGYQNGYGNQNYSGQRNYNNNSGVRYNSGNNRYNSAQRMGNGNYCSPPPPMGSPPQPQPTHFAPPPPYHMMSHEAQMQSIIAGRGGCGYQAAPFPHNFMAPPLLYTAATPVQQ from the exons ATGCATCTGGGAGGAGTAGCGGGAGGCAGCGGGTCGCGCCCTCCACCGCCCCACCAACACCATCAGCACCACCAACACCACCACCTCGG ATTTCGACTAGACCGCAACGAACAATTCGGTAATAAGAGTTGGATGGGACCGTCGCAAAATGACGACTTTGGCGGCCCCAAGAACAATTTTGGTGGACCCAAGAACAACTACAAcggtcaaaaaaataattttggcgGCCCCAAAAACTTTGgaggtcaaaaaaatattttcggcGGACCAAAAGTCAACTATAACCCATCCAATGG AACTGAATTCGGTGGACCCAAATTGCAAAGCCTGAAAGCTAAGAATCCAGGAGAAAGCTTGAAAAAACCCAACTGGGACGTGTTGAAACAAACATTACAACCATTCCGGAAAGATTTCTATAAGCCGCATGTCAACGTACAGGGGCGCACCGAAGATGAGGTGAGGCAATTCCGAGAGCTGAAGGAGATCACCGTCAGTGGCAACAATGTCCCGAGGCCAAATCACGAGTTCGACGAGGGAAATTTCCCTGACCATGTTCTGGTTGAAATACGCAAACAGGGATGGAGCGAGCCTACTAGCATTCAAGCTCAAGGGTGGCCAATCGCCTTGTCGGGTCGAGACATGGTCGGAATCGCCCAGACTGGATCTGGAAAGACTTTGGCTTACATGCTCCCTGCCGCCGTTCACATCAGTCACCAAGAGAGATTGAGCCGTGGCGACGGACCCATCGTTCTCATCCTAGCTCCCACCAGAGAACTCGCTCAGCAGATACAGACCGTGGCTAAGGATTACGGCGCGACGAGTTCCATTCGGAATACTTGCATCTTCGGTGGCTCGCCCAAAGGTCCGCAGGCGAGGGATTTGGAGAGAGGTGTAGAGATCGTGATCGCGACGCCCGGCCGACTCATCGATTTCCTTGAGAAGGGCACGACTAATTTGAAACGTTGCACTTATTTGGTGCTCGATGAAGCTGATCGTATGTTGGATATGGGATTCGAGCCCCAGATTCGTAAGATCATCGAACAGATTAGACCCGATAGACAGGTGCTCATGTGGTCTGCAACGTGGCCCAAAGAAGTTCAAGCACTCGCTGAGGACTTTTTGACTGACTACATCCAGGTCAACATCGGTTCATTGAATTTGGCAGCTAACAATAACATCAGGCAGATTGTCGACGTTTGTCAGGATCACGAAAAGGAAGGAAAACTTTCGAATTTGTTGCGCGACATTGCTTCCGAAAAAGATAACAAAGTTATCATTTTTGTCGAAACTAAGAAAaag GTGGACGATATTACTAAAAACATTCGAAGAGAGGGCTACCAAGCAATTTCAATACACGGAGACAAATCTCAACCTGAGCGAGATTACGTTTTATCGGAATTCCGAACTGGAAAATCTTCAATTCTTGTTGCCACTGATGTCGCTGCCAGGGGGCTCGATGTTGAAGATGTTAAATATGTAGTTAATTATGACTATCCAAATTCGTCTGAAGATTACATTCATCGAATTG gtCGTACGGGTCGTTGTCAACAAGCTGGAACAGCATACACATTCTTCACTCCCGGAAATGGCCGACAAGCCAGAGAGCTGATCGCCGTGATGTTGGAGGGATCCCAAACTCCGCCGCAAGCTTTGATGGAGTTAGCCGGGAAAAACTTTTATGTCAATAAAG GTCGTCAACGCTGGCAGCAGAAGAAGGAAGGCAACAACAACAGCCTTCCTCAACAGCGTCCCTCCAACCACTGGGTGAACCCTCAGGGTCAGTCGGCCATTCAACAACAACCACAGCACTATCAGAACAACGGTCCAAGGATTAATAACAACCAGCCTCCCCGATTCAACAACAATCAAACGCAAGTTGGTCAGCAGAGCTATCGGCCAAATAACAACCAGACAGGATATCAAAAGAACGGGGGACACTTCCAGAGCAATAGCTATCAGGCTGGACAGAACAGCGGACCGAATAACTATCAGGGCGGATACAACCAAATGAACAGTGGTTATCAAAACGGTTACGGTAATCAAAACTATAGTGGTCAACGTAATTATA ATAACAACAGCGGCGTTCGATACAACAGCGGAAATAATCGCTACAATAGCGCACAGCGAATGGGCAACGGAAACTACTGCAGCCCCCCACCTCCGATGGGTTCACCTCCTCAACCGCAGCCGACCCATTTCGCTCCGCCGCCACCGTATCATATGATGTCACACGAAGCCCAAATGCAGTCCATCATAG CTGGACGTGGAGGCTGTGGATATCAAGCTGCCCCTTTCCCTCATAATTTTATGGCCCCCCCGCTGCTCTATACAGCCGCGACTCCAGTGCaacaataa